Within Actinoplanes sp. L3-i22, the genomic segment GGACTTCACCCCGGCCACCAAGTCCCACCCCGGCGTCCTGGTCCGCGACCTCGACGCGCTGGCGGCGACGCTGAAATCCGCCGGTCACCCGATCGAGTGGGACCCGCACTTCCCGGCCCACCGCCGCCTCTACTCCGCCGACGGCCACGGCAACCGCCTCGAATTCCTCGAACCGGACCGCGCCCAGATCAATTCAACAGGAAATTGATCTACGACGTTGCTTGAACCTGATCATCGATAGTGGCGTGTACGTTGTTAGCGCATCGAGCTGAGTTGAGGTGTCGCGCGATTTGACCTGGTAGCCGAGGTGCGCGGGGAGCCGAGAATGGCGATCAATCCGAATCTTGCTGTTGATCTCTATAACCTCTTGAAGGCCGCGAAGGACAACTACCCGTCGGTCGCCTATCAGTACGCCCAGGCGCTTCAGTATGTCGACGGCACCGAGCGCAGCCTCACCTACGCGTTCCGCCGCCCGGACGTCCTCGGCGGCGGCACCTATGGCCCGGTCCTCCAGCCGTGGCGTGACCTGCGGGACGCCCTCTCGGACGCCCTCGGCGAGACCAGGACCAATCTGCTGGGCGTCGCCGAGGTCCTCGCCATGGCGGTGACGACCTATCAGGAGACCGACGACGCGGCGGCCGCCGCGTTCAAGGAGGTCCTGGCCCGCAAGGGCGAGCCGCACCCGGTGCTGGGGATCGGGTCATGAGCTTCGAGCAGCTGATGCAGCACGCCCACGACATCCGGGCCACCGCGACCGCGAAGGCGCTGGAGCAGCACGGCGTCCGCGAGGCGCCGAAACCCGGCGATCCGCCGTTCGCGCCACGCCCCGGCGAGGACGCGTCCCGGGCGAGCATCGTCGCCGGCTTCGCCGACATCGTGTCGCTGTTCGAGCCGTTCGCGATGATGCCCGATCCGGCGACGTTCGACGGGCCCATCCTGGACCTCCTGAACGGGCTGCAGTACCTGGCGGTCGGTGTGAAGCCGATCGATCCGATCACCGGGCATCCGCTCATCACCAACCTGGTCATGGACCGGGTCGGCGCATCGGAGAGCTATCTGGAGGAGTGGACGGGCGACGCGGCGGATGCCTTCCGATCAGACCTGGTCCACCCATTTCTGCTGATCGTGATGAACCAGCTCATCGGGTGCTCGGTGCTGCGCAGCGCTCTCATGGCCCAGCGGGCACTGTGGGTGAGCGCTCGCGAGGACATCGACAAGGTCGCCCACGCCACGCTCACCGCGCTCGACAACATGGGTCACTGCGGGCAGAACACCTGGACCATGAGCTGGACCATCGTGTCCTCCATCGCGGCGGTGGCGGCGGTGCCGATCTCGGCCGGCACTTCGTTGCTGGGGGAGGCAGCCGCGCTCGGCACCGCGACCGCGGTCACCGCGGTCGGTGCGGCCGGGCAGGTGGCCGCGGCGTACCAGGTCGAGCCGGAGAAGGAAACCACGTACCACGGCGAGACCGCCGAAGCCGTCATCGAGCAGATGCGCCACGGCGTGAACCAGGCGATCAGCGAGATCCAGCAGGGTGAGCAACTGATCGCCGCCGCGCTGCGCAGTGTGAGTGGAACCGTGCGGCAGAGCCGGCGGGCGTTCGTCGGGCCCCAGCCGAAGCTTCTCGACGCCACGTCGCGCACCGTGTTCGACGAGTGGTACCTGGGGCGTGCGCGATGAGGCTGCGGGACGCGCTGGAGCGCATGCGGGTGCGGGTGTCCGTCGCGGGTGGCGCGATCACCGGTGAGTTGTCCGACAACGACCGGGTCGAGCTCTCGTTCGCTCCCGGCTACTACGACCGGGTCTCTGAGCCGGCTCTGGAGGAGCACCTGGTGGCGCTGGCCCGGGTGATGCACGCCGAGTACGTCCGGCAGTACTTCCAGGCGGTCAGCGCGGCGTATGGACGGACGATCTCGAAGGATCCACCCGCCATCGGACGGCAGGACCGGGAGTACACCGCGCGGCGGGCGGAACTGGTCGCCGAGGGCCGCTCTGCGGACGACCGGATCTCCGTCACCGTCCGTGGAATGCGGTCCTGGCGGGTGCGGATCGCTCCGGGCACGCAGCGAGCGCTCGACGAACGGCAGTTCGCCGTGAGTTTCGGCGCGGCCGCCCACGCGCTGATCCGGGATCAGTTCGCCGGTGTTCGTGTCTTGAAGAACCATGTCTACGGCTGAGACGACGAGAGGTGCCATGACCCGGCTAGCTCGATGGGCCGCCGTGCTCGGCCTGACGTTGATGGCTTCGGTGAGCGGCTGCGATCGTGGATCGTCCGCCCAGCCGCCCGGGTGCGCGATCCCGACGGCCCCGCCGGCCGGGGCCTACGCGCCGTCCGGGAGCGCGCCCGGTGGTGGCGGCCTCGTGGTGGTCGATCATGGGTTCACCGAGGTCGGCGGCAGGTTCAACGTGAGTCTGGGCGGCTTGGTGCGCAACACCAGCGAGAAGATCGCCTACCGCACCGAGGTCCGGCTGCGGATCACCGACGGGCAGGGCCGGGACGCGGTCCACCCGTCGCAGGCCGCCTGGCTCCTCCAGGAGATTCCGGTGATCCGCCCCGGCGAGGTGGCGGCGATCGGAGTGACGCTCAATACCCGGACCGACGTGAGCCCGGATGAGACTCCGGACCGGGTGACCTCGTTCGCGGTGAAGCTCGGTTCGTCGACCTGGCTGCCGGTCGAGGACGGGGCGTGGTTCCCGGCTTTCCCGGTCACCGTTGAGCGGATCGAGCGGAACGGTGCGGCATCGGTCGACGGCGGAGTGCGGTACTCGGTCGCCTCGACGGCCTGCCGCCAGATGATCGCTCGGGGGACGGGCGCGGT encodes:
- a CDS encoding glyoxalase: MTFRIDDLHHVQLLIPPGGEAVARSFYSGVLGMAEVVKPPVLAARGGCWFRAGGWEVHLSPVPDFTPATKSHPGVLVRDLDALAATLKSAGHPIEWDPHFPAHRRLYSADGHGNRLEFLEPDRAQINSTGN